The nucleotide sequence AACCATTGTAGTTTCGTGTGCTTCGATAAACTTTGTGACcatattttactattttatttcAGGACTATTGTCATTCAAATTATCATTGGCTATTAACTAATGGAAAATCTGTGCCATTGTGCATCCTGACATGGCAAAATTTGGCTGTCCTTACTAGAAATATTGACATTCTTGAATTCTTAAAAGATAGGGAGTGCATAGAACATGTTTGTGCAAAaattgatcattgaaaagaatatTAAAAGGCCTTAATCTACAAAATCATTCCCTTTGTAGTGCTACGGATCATTCATTGCAACCTAAATGGTCTATTCTAACTTGTTATTCTTCCAATGCAACTTAAAACCAAATCCACAatattccaaaataattttACCAAAGTAAAACATCTCCTCTTTGGTCCTGTAACATCTTTTTCCTGAAAATTACATTGGCTTTTAAACTcaaatttctttattttattgtttttaaacTTTTAATGGTTATTACCTATTTTATATTTGTGGGTTTGTAATTATGGGATTTGACAATTTTATGTGCAGATTCTTATTTGATTATAGAAACTGATAAACTCTTCTCTTTAATTAGGAGAAGTGGTTCCTGGTTTGGATCAAGGGATAGTTACTATGAAGAAGGGGGAATTAGCATTATTCACTTTGCCTTCTTCATTGGGCTATGGAAATCTCAGCACTCATGATGTTCCTCCTGGTGCTGATATTCAGTATGAGGTGGAACTAGTGTCATGGCTGACAGTCATGGACATCTGCAAGGATGGTGGAATTGTCAAGAAAGTTTTATCAGGTGGTGATGATAGGCAAACAGGGGATCTTGATGAAGTTACAGGTACGTCAGGGCGATTCTACTCTCCAATTTACTGAATATtatgctttttttctttcctccaaAAAGCAACATGTAGCTTATATTTTGGTATTGTTAGAATAATGCTCGTTTTTCCTGTAATCTGTACAGTCAAGTACCAAGTCAGGCTACTTGATGGATCAGTTGTTGCAGAAACTCCTGAAGGAGGAATGGAGTTTTATATCAATGAAGGTGAGATTTGATACAACCTATATATTCTCTTGACGAAAAATTGAATTTTATCTGTTTATTTTTTCTCCTCTCACATCTTTATTCTTGTGTGATTGATTGAATTTGCTGAAGATATCCTAATTTTTGTTTAAAGTTTAATGCAGATAACATGTGCcaaatgttattttgatttCATGAACATTGTTCTAACAATTATGTTGTGCAGGGCATCTGTGTCCAGCATTGCCAAAGGTCCTGAAGACCATGAAAAGGGGGGAGAAGGCTGTTGTAACTGTTCAACCACAATGTATGTCTCACTACCATGCCAGTTGCTGATATTTGGAAGTTTGGACATTTACTTGTAAAACTCGTTattatttgttttctttgaagACATTTTCCTTTCATACTAGAGCTAAATTTCCTCTgttatccttttcttctccaaATAATAGATTGGAAATGCTTGCATCGTCATCAGAAAGACTGCTGAAGGTGGATTCGTAAATTTAACCCTAGTTTGTTGGGATTAAACTTGCCAAATACGATAGACGAATTTAGAAAGCAGACCTCTAGTAGCTGAGGCCTTAACGGTAATGGTTATGATTATGTCTAAGGTGTGGTTTGTTCTATTTGACTCGATTCATATTCCTTTGTGTTATTTAAAAACACGAAGTGAGTTCTTTGTGTTGCAAAATCTTTTCAGTTATTTGTCTAGAAAATTCTTTAGTCTTTGTGGTAGAACTTCATTAGCATGAATGTAATGAGTCTGCTCATCTTGATGGTGTGGTCCTATTGAGCTCCTATTTATAAAAAAAGCACTGTGGCCCATTAAGTTGATATTTCTGGTTACTATTTCTTTTTAAgaacaaaaacaaagaaaggtATGCAAGAAATTTATGTCCTATTTCTTTTGGAAGAGCTTTCTCTTTCATATCCTGTATCAATAACCCTAAcagaatttaaattttgattaaAGTAGAATAAGGATTTTAAGGACATGCTGCCCTTTCTAGTGCAACTGCGTCAGCATTAGGTAGgtgtaaaataaatattaatcatTGAAGTTGCAATGCTTTTACTATATGGATGAATCAATGTCCACATGATGTATATCTTGGGATCTATTAAATGTAGCAGTTCATCGATTAGTCGTGAGAGCAGAATCTTGCAACTACTGTGTTTTTCTTCTGCATGTTTTATACTTTTTTTCCAACAAATAGAATCTACTAATCAATAAGAATCACTGACAACATTCTTATTGCCAATGAGCTGGTTCGGAACTTTCATCTTTCTTCTGGTGCTGCCAAGGCCTGCCTCAAAGTAGATCTTCGGAAAGCCTACGACAGCGTGAACCGGCAATTTCTCTTTCACACCTTGAAATGTCTTGGGTTTATTGAAACCTGGATCTTGTGGATTAAGCCAGACGCACTCAAATCTCGAGTCACGTCCCGACCTACAGCGACCATTTCGCCTGGACCGGCCAAATCCTGATTTATTTTTGCTTCTCCCGGTCGTCGAGCCTGATCGACTCGACTCTTTTCACTCAAAATGATAGAGGCCACGGTCACGCTACCGGATATCGATGAGGGAGAGGAAGCCAGCATAAGTAATAGTTTCACCAGTGGATCTTCGAAGGAAGAGAGTGGGCGGTGGGTGAGTTTAGGTAGAAAGAGATAAGATTTTAACTAGTACAAAGGATTAATATATGTAACACATGGGCCATTCGTTAAGCGACTGTAATAGCTCAGTCTGGAATATGGGTTGAAGTAAACTGGTGAAACTTCCTTTTCATGTCTTATCAGGTCTAACCATGACCAGGAAATGAAGCTATGGATTCAACTAGTCAAATATTTAATCATTGAATATTTGTTGTCTTGTTCGGGGATTTAATCATTGACCTTAGCCTACCTTAGAAtgttctctctctgtgtgtgtgatgTTTTATGTTTGCATGTTGTATGTGTGTGTTTAATCTCACTCTGTCATCATAACAATCTGCAGATGCATTTGGAGAACGGGGGAGAGATGCAAGTGATGGATTTCGTGCTATCCCCTCAAATGCTACACTAAATATTGATGTTGAATTGTTATCTTTAAAGCCCGTTCTTGATGTTATGGACGATTTGAAAGTATTGAAAAAGATCTTGAGAGCAGGAGAAGGCTTCCGTAGACCAAATGATGGAGAGACTGTCCATAGTAAGTATGCTCGCACTTTCCAATGATGAAATGCCAACTATGCAATTTATGaaattgatagaatataaacTATTGAACagaattattttttcttctgcTCATGTTCTATTAATCTATCCAGAACTATTCATATCTTGATTTGTTGGTAGGTTATAGTTTTTATGATCGTCAATTTATTTGTCTGAGAGTTATAGACTGATGTAAAGTGCTGCATTTGTATGTATAATTGTACTCCAGTTAGGTACACTGCCATGCTGGAAGATGGCACTGTATTTGAGAAATTAGGCTTTGACAAGGAGCTCTTTGAATTTGTTATAGATGAAGGTCAGTTCATGTCAACCTCATTCATCTCCTCATTTTGTTTTAAACAGTACTTCCTTTATTTCTAATGCATATCATAGCAGTGGAATGCTCAAATTTGCAATCTCCCTTTTATGTTATGTGGTGATGCACTGTTTATACGCATTATAGAACAAGTAATTGCTGGATTAGATCGTGCTGTAGCAACAATGTTAAAGGGTGAATTTTCACAAGTGACTGTGAAACCGGAGTATGGTTTTGGAAACGATGAAGTTAAGTTGGCTGTTACAACAATTCCCCCATGTTCAACTTTGATATATGAAGTGGAGTTGGTGGACTTTATAAAGGTGATGATGCAACCAATTAGATGGTTTAATACGAACTTAATATTTAGTCATGCATTAACTATACCTTGAATTAAACTTCAGCAAAAAGAACCATGGGAAATGAGCGGTCTTGAAAAAATTGAAGCTGCTGAGAAATTAAAAAAGGCGGGCAATGATCTATATAAGATTGGAAAGTTTCAGCGAGCTGCAAAAAAGTATGATAAGGTAGTGCAGTCGGGTGGCTAATAGTCAACTTATTCTGTGATAAATGTCCTCTTCTTAGTGGGTCAGTATCTTCTGGAAAAGAGCTGGACTAATGCGGTTACTCTCAGGCTGTTAACTATGTTAATGAAGATGGGCCCTTCGAAGGTGGTGAGGAAAAGCTAGTTAAAACTCTGAGAGTCTCCTGTTGGTTGAATCATGCATCATGCTGCCTCAAATTAAAGGATTTTCAGGGAGCAATCGAGTTAGGCTCAAAGGTATATTGGAATTTGGGGGAAATGCGTTATAGTAAGACATATTAACTTCATAAATGCTACTTGTTTACACCTTCAGGTATTGGATATTGAGTTCTGCAATGTGAAGGCTCTATATAGGCGAGCACAAGCTTACATGGAAGCTGCTGATCTTGACTTGGCTAAGTTGGATATTCAGAAAGCACTGGAGGTTGACCCCCAAAACAGGTGAGGGGGGATCCAGATATACAGTTGTGAAATATTTGCTCTTATTTATGGTATTATCAACTTCTTGAATGTAAATATTAAATGGTTACAGGGAGGTTAAATCCTTACATGGGACGCTGAAACAGCTTCTGGCAGAGAGCAACAGAAGAGATGCTAAGCTATATGCTAACATGTTTGAACGGATGAGAAAGGACACAGATGTTGCACTGAAGGTAATGTCTTCAAACTGAAGTTTTCAATTATGATATTCCCATATTAGACCTATCCTTGAGATCGTTGTCTGCCATCATAACTTACAGGTCATTTGCCTAGACCTTTTGAGTTCAAGCAATTAGTTAATATCTTTAACAACCAAACCTATGCAAGTAGAGTGACCACCATTACGGCCCAAAAGTGGAGGTATGTAGCGACCAGTATCATTTataatatcaaaaataaaaaaaaggaaaggcaaAAATTTTACTCTGGCCTAGTGTGCCTCTACATTGCATGCACTTGACTTATTTATCACCACAGCAAAATTTTATGAATACCTAGATCTAGATTTTGTATATTTTTGAGCCTTGGGGTGCATGTTAGTTAGAGGTTGGCATCAGATATGAGAAGTTTGAGGTGGAGTAGGTGTGAAAGTAGAGATACGTCCTTGGAGTGAGGTGGTTCTGCAGTGGAAGCAAAAAGTTTAATCAGGATCATTGTAGTTGCAGCTATTGAGGGTATATTTGCAAACAATGTCAGATTATGTGAGACTATATGAGCTATTGGAGTTGTTGGGAAGTAGTAGCAAGATTATAGGTAGTTAACAAAACTATCATGGGCAGAGGAAGTAGTTTTTTTTGAGATGGTAAGTTTTCATAAGCCAACCACAAGGGGTTGGGACCAGGCTTGCTCATTATACATCTATTTATGATCATGCACTTTATCAGATGTAAATCCATGATGCTACAGGATTGGAATCACGACTGTTCAATTGAAAGTATTGGGCAAATGTAGAAAAATTGCAGGCAAATGACAAGCTGCTTTTGTTCATTGTGTTGATCTCATAATATGCATCTCTCTTGCAGAAACTCAAGGTTGAAAAAGTACAGGATGAGGAAAGGAATGACCCTGAAGTCCAGACAATGGACATTGAAAATCCCAAGGTGAAAGCACAGGAAGAGTTCAAAGTTAATACAGAGGCCCAGGCAATGGAAACTGAAACCCCTCTGGTGGATGCAGCTTTTGCTGGAAACAAGATGATGCTGGATTCCATTGAACGATAAAACAGATATTGTTGTTTCTTAAATCTGTTTATGAATCAATAAAATCTTACCTTTCCTGCTTATCATGATGGAGAAATTACAATGGTAGCTTTTCAATCCCTCAGGTCTCAATGCCCTGCCTCAAACATTTTATTTTTACTTCCAAAATCATGACTCCTTTACTCTTGTTCTAAATATTGGCGACAATTTTGGAATTGACTTTTTAAGAAGTTGCTTGGTTGCTACATAAAGAAGTTAAACTGGGTGGTCGAAGATGGGGAGAAAACCAGGACGTATGAGAGTGCTACCTATACCAGGACTCCACGAGCATTCGATGTGCAGAGCCAAAAACCTTTTCTCAGAAATTCAGATGATGCTTATATAAGCAGGAACTAATTCACAAAATTATTATGATTTTAGCGGACGTCTCAATGCATGATAGATCAGTTTTTTCTCCGAGTTATCCTGACCAAATGTTCATCAGTACTTGTTTCCTCGTAATGCTTTTTTGGGTGATTGCTGATGGAAGGTATCTCCTGTGGAAGTGTAGCTCCTCTCAAGATCAAGGATGTACGCTATGCGGAAGGACAGAAGAAACAAATATCAGTGCttgtacatacatgcatacactagCCATGgacacttaaaaaaaataaatttggtaAAAAGTTTGAAAAATTAGGAGATAAGAGATGAAacagattaattagattaaaaaatcagtgtttttgtttttttaaattttaattagagTCCAAGTGGTTGAGAATATATAgataagaaagagagagatttttCTTTGTAACAGAGTTCTCTAGTATGGGATGTTTCAGAGAAACCATGCAGATAAGAAATAGAgatgaagaaataaataaacaagcatttatattatatatctaaattttaaatcatatttttttctaaatattcaTACTCCCgtagagaggaaggaagggcaTTTTAATCATATAATTCAATATATTAAATCTAATATAGTCTGATGAAATAATATACATAGGATTGATTATGCTTCTTTGATGATTTTGTTCCAAGATCTAAGTAGTGTGTATGAGTCATCTTAGTAATTGTACGTTAGATAATAAATATGCATTGCGTGTTTTGTTTAGATCCAaaagtaaaattattttaaaacctctAATTTTGTATCACTACAAAGGGAATATATCTAATTTTTTCTTACAAAAGTAATAACTAAATAAATTTTTACACAAAATTCGCCCAAGTTTAATACCGGGCCAACGTACTGACGACATAACATTTGATTCGTGTGGCCAATTGCACCCACCTTAAAACTCATGTACCTCTGTGTTCCCAATTAGATAATAGAAACTCCGGTAGGAATAGGTATAAGTAGTAATTTGTCCGGGTATTTCTCATGTAACCCTTTCTTCTCATCCTTtactcttttatttatttatttatctagcATATCAtcctttatttaatttttttctatctTTCCGACAATGGCAAACAGTCGATGCCTCCAAAGGATGGAAGATCGGGCTTAATAGGCAATGAAGGCTATTGTTTCCTAACCTCCGACGAAGTTGGGAAAGAGCCAGAGTTAAACTCCTTCCCTGACTCGAACAGAGGAATGGTAAGTGTttccttccctctttttttcctctttgggCCTATTTCACTGGCAGGCCGGGCCAAAGGGATTGGCCTTATATTCTTCTCTCTCTTAAAGTAATTTTatcctcgaaattaacttacttgaGGCACAGATTTAAAAGTACTCAACCATCATATCATCTACAAGCGCTCAAACAGTCTCCCTCAAAGTGCCAGCTCCACAAGATCTTGACATAAAGAATTACATGGTTTCGATTAGATAACCCTAAAATCAATAAAACAAATGGCCACCATCGAGCTTCAGTTTATGGTTGAAATTCTCGATTTACTCCTATTCTCATAACTTAACTGTATCTACAAATTTACGATGTAGGTTACTGGTAGGTTTTGTCAAATGTTTTAATTTCTTTATAGTGGGGACCATGGCTTGGCTATACCGGAACGAAAGAATGGATTAAAGCTCTTGACTACTCCATTGTGTATGAATTGGCGGTCGTGGCATGCGGGTGGCCAAGTTGCAAGGTGAGCTTCTTACTGCTGGAGTCAGCTTCAGATATGAATAATATAAATAGGGGCTTCTAGAATATCTGCTTCAATATTCTCTTGtaaatttttcagatatgcaagAACATACTCCAACAATTTAACGTTCGCAACGGTAGAGGTAAGATATTATCTTCCTCAAAAATTATGAGGGAGAGCACTTCTTATGCATGTCGGTTTTCTACCACGCATACAGGGTGCAGGACACGCAGCTCCGGAGTATCGGCCTAATGAATTAATATCTAGCTATGTTTAAAGGATGGATAAATCACAAGCCATTATAAAGTTAAAGCATCATTGGAAGCTGAAACTCGAACAGCCCTGCAAATTGCTGGGTTGGTTGCTGCATCAAATGAATAGATGGATCTTTGTCGGTGTTTGGTGGCTTTTAGGAAAGAGATGGATCTTTTTGCAGTCGtggaagcattttctatgtttgttCTCAGCCCTGACCCTCTGACAAGTCGCAGCTTGACAGAATGGAAATGGACAAATTATTTGGTCCCATCTGAGTTTCCCTTTGCAAATCTCGTACGTCATCCGTGACCTAACGCCGAGTACAAACGGGGCCTATTCGCTTGCCTCCTGCCATGACTATGACCATAAAACCATTTTCCGCTCGCTTGACGAAGGCAAATGGGTTTGGATTTCATTGTAATATGCTTCGAGATTGTTGAATAATCACACGGGTGGCGCAATTTGGGGCGCTTGTAGCCGTTGTGATGTCATCGTTGAAATAATTAACCATTGGAAATACGGAGCAAGTAGCTCGCCATTAATTTCTACCAGAAAAACAACATGTGAATTATTAACTACGAGACAAGAACGAAGGCCCGCTTCCCTCCTTTGGGACGCCATCGATGACCTCCGTTcctgaagggaagttgcgatgAAAACTTCTACTCAAACTTGGAAGTGATGGACACAAATCCGATCCTTGATGGCTCGATCAGATGCTGACTGCGTGACTTGTCCAAATAGGTCCCCACCTCCACCATCTTCTCATTCTTTTAATCTTTCGTCGGCCGTCCAATTCATTTGTCGCATGACACGGAATTTTCACTATTTTCTTTGTCTTGTTCCATTAAAGGAACCCCACCTCTGCCCGTCATTAGGTACCGGCCCGTTTCTCTTCCTCTCAAAAGGGGTGGCAAATGCTAATGACCTTTAATTTGCGAGGGCCAAAGAATGGCAGTAGCCAAGGAAGCTAGAAAGCTCTCCTCTTCCTTAGCGATGCTCTCTATACTGTTTGTACTGCTGCTACCAACGTTCTCATGTTCTTCTATTGTGTCAGCTCTGAACACCATCACCCATCTGCCAGGATTTCATGGAACCCTGCCCTTCTATTTGGAAACGGGGTGAGCTTTCCATATTTTAACATCCATGTTCTAATTGGTGCACGGCCGCTGCTTCTCAATTATCTGAAAATTTAGGCAACTTGTGCTTCTACTTTGCATGTTTTAGATACGTGAAGGTGGATGAAGTGAACGATGCTCAGCTTTTCTACTACTTCATAAAGTCTGAGAGGAAGCCGGAGGAGGATCCTCTAATAGTGTGGCTGACAGGAGGCCCGGGCTGCTCGGGGTTCTCAGCATTGGTGTTTGAGATTGGTAAGGCTCCTCTACTCAACAAAGTGATTGGTACGGTTCTTTTAGTTTTAGCGATCACGATCCAAAGTCAATGAATTCACTTCAATACTCGTTGTGCTGCGTAGAAGTATTGAGTTCACTTTGACAGTCTATTACATTGGTTAGAAGTGTTCATATATGGATTAAAGAGCAGGAGGAAGAGACTTGAGGACCATAGGGTCGggtaagaaaaattataataatggATGCAGGGAATTCAAACCATGTTATAGATGATGTTGTTATAACCCTGTCACATATGATTTTATGAACAAGATGGATGTGAGGATCCATAcgggcatatgtttagtcccacatcgactatgCATTAGATAGATTTTGAGTATTACGGGTTCACTTCAAGATTGCTCCATTGTGATTTAGGtattatatatttgaaacataAAATTGGTCTCTTCATACCAGGGGTAATAGTGCATATATATCCTTTCTTTCTGTCAAATCCAGCAATGGTAGGAGTTTTGTGCACTAGAATACATTTTTTAGAAAGCAAACGTTGGTGCAATATTAAGGTTGCTTCATTATGATCTAGATATTATAAATTTGAAGCATGGAAATAGCCTCTTCGCATGTAAAGCTATGTATATTGGATATAGGATTCGTGTGACTTGATAAACCGGGCCCATGTTCAGTTGATGTGATTCCTATTATTCAAGAGAGACAATCAGGAAGTGAGGTTGAAATGTGGGTAAGCTTAATTTAAACTTACCTCAACCCCAGCCATAATTTGTGCCAAATTGGGTCAAACAAAATCCCCTTGGATTGAGCTTGGTTGGAAGCTGTTAACCTAATGGTAGATTGGGTCAAGCTCGCATTGAGCATTTTGCCGAGTCGGACAAACTTGAACTTACATAGGAGTCGTCGATCTGAATCAACTCGAGCATAACTTATCATACTAGAACAAGCTTCCAACAAAGTTACATAGAGCAGGCGCAAACTTCGGTTATGTGACATTCACAAAACCTCACCCAATTTAAATTGTATTTTGGCAAATAATTTTGCACTCAAATTGGTTTGAGTTTGGTGGTGGTTAGGTTTTGGGTTCAGTTCGGTCTCAATGGAGTATATCTGAAGGATTGGGCCTGGTTTTTCGCTTAACCCAACTCAATCTACCCAAATCAGAAATTATCTCATAGGATTTTTTTGATTATGTTGAGCTGAGACACAATTATGGCATGTAAATATTAATGGATTGATGTCATGTGTACCTCTCTCTAATCTTGCAGGCCCTCTAAAATTTGATGTTGCTGGTTACACTGAAGGCCTACCAGCCTTGGTCTACAACCCATATACTTGGACTAAGGTCTTAtctctctcgctctcgctcTTGCTCTCGCTCTCTCACTTTCTGAGCTTTGGTGGTTCTTCAGGTGTGCAGCATCATTTTTCTCGATTCACCGGTCGGGACTGGATTCTCCTATTCGAGTATGGGAAAAAGCTACGAGATGGGGGATACCAAAGCAGCCCGACAAGTCCACACTTTCCTTAGAAAGGTGGGGGCTTTTGctatttcttttaatttattgAATTCATATATTTAAGATGTTCAGGAGGAGAACGATATGATTGATTTGCGAGCACCCGAGTTGTGTTGTAGTGGTTTATTGATCACCCAGAGTTCCTCTCCAATCCACTCTATGTCGGTGGAGATTCGTATTCTGGTATTGTTGTGCCAGTTGTTGCTCAAGAAATAGCAAAAGGTAATTTCTTGAAAATAGCTATTTATTGTATGGTCGATAATTTTGTGAAATCGGATGTGATAACAATTAAACAGTCTTTGTTATAAGATTAGTATTCAAAAGTATCATGATTATTGGGAGGGGAAAAAGCTTCCACTCCTTTAAGCCTTCCTTACAAACAAAAACTAGCGGTATATATTCAACATCGCATCAAATCATTTGTCAATGTTTGTAGTTTCTTTGAGGTTTTTTGAACATCAATGCAAAGAGGCTTGAAGAACAATGTCCGGATATTGAATAGTGGAAACTAATTAGCGCATAATCTGAATAAGTTATGATATATGGTCGGCAATTTAAGAATATCTAAGCAGGTCATATTCAATCACGGatatcataattttttaaagtCTTCAGAGTTCTTCC is from Phoenix dactylifera cultivar Barhee BC4 chromosome 6, palm_55x_up_171113_PBpolish2nd_filt_p, whole genome shotgun sequence and encodes:
- the LOC103707508 gene encoding 70 kDa peptidyl-prolyl isomerase-like gives rise to the protein MSRLFSSASAARAAAARDTNLAELDEEPGEVIESAPPLRVGEEREINAAGLKKKLLRAGRGWETPVTGDEVTVHYVGTLLDGSKFDSSRERGEPLTFKLGHGEVVPGLDQGIVTMKKGELALFTLPSSLGYGNLSTHDVPPGADIQYEVELVSWLTVMDICKDGGIVKKVLSGGDDRQTGDLDEVTVKYQVRLLDGSVVAETPEGGMEFYINEGHLCPALPKVLKTMKRGEKAVVTVQPQYAFGERGRDASDGFRAIPSNATLNIDVELLSLKPVLDVMDDLKVLKKILRAGEGFRRPNDGETVHIRYTAMLEDGTVFEKLGFDKELFEFVIDEEQVIAGLDRAVATMLKGEFSQVTVKPEYGFGNDEVKLAVTTIPPCSTLIYEVELVDFIKQKEPWEMSGLEKIEAAEKLKKAGNDLYKIGKFQRAAKKYDKAVNYVNEDGPFEGGEEKLVKTLRVSCWLNHASCCLKLKDFQGAIELGSKVLDIEFCNVKALYRRAQAYMEAADLDLAKLDIQKALEVDPQNREVKSLHGTLKQLLAESNRRDAKLYANMFERMRKDTDVALKKLKVEKVQDEERNDPEVQTMDIENPKVKAQEEFKVNTEAQAMETETPLVDAAFAGNKMMLDSIER